A genomic region of Acidiphilium multivorum AIU301 contains the following coding sequences:
- a CDS encoding MBL fold metallo-hydrolase — MVVDPLFPIEPYLLAASTSATPIRLVIDTHLHADHRSAGRALAAAAGADYVIHEQCGSLQCLPSARRGSETSASIFSNELNAAMTTSESVAFPRIPNPAGRESPRSPKNQFSPRCCGSSPQLRNQY, encoded by the coding sequence GTGGTCGTCGACCCGCTATTCCCGATCGAGCCCTATTTGCTGGCCGCATCGACCTCGGCGACGCCGATCCGTCTCGTGATCGACACGCATCTGCATGCCGATCACCGCTCCGCCGGCCGCGCGCTCGCCGCGGCGGCCGGCGCCGACTACGTCATCCACGAACAATGCGGCAGCTTGCAGTGCTTGCCTTCCGCGCGCCGCGGATCGGAGACCTCTGCCAGTATATTCAGCAACGAGCTGAACGCGGCCATGACAACCTCCGAATCGGTTGCCTTCCCAAGAATCCCAAATCCCGCCGGTCGGGAATCCCCGCGCTCCCCGAAAAATCAATTCTCTCCTCGATGTTGCGGATCATCACCACAACTCAGAAATCAGTATTGA
- a CDS encoding topoisomerase DNA-binding C4 zinc finger domain-containing protein: MGIGRPSTYASILENITSRSYVIEGKKGFLSPAPIGEKIRDALVSRFDFAELAYTKGLEDQLDEIAEGRAVYEDVVRGAWNALDGGLSKLDTLTITPAHPCPECGKALTRRKGQHGFFWSCTGWPDCKVTLPDEKGQPGKKKAPAPPTGIMCPSCGKELARRQGTSKPKMKGMKPRPYDFYSCTGFPKCEAKFQTGADGKPVFENQTKQAAE, encoded by the coding sequence TTGGGGATCGGCAGGCCGTCAACCTACGCCTCGATCCTCGAAAACATCACGTCCAGGTCATACGTCATCGAGGGCAAAAAAGGGTTCCTCTCGCCCGCACCAATCGGTGAGAAGATCCGAGATGCCTTGGTTTCGCGCTTCGACTTTGCCGAGCTTGCATACACCAAGGGACTTGAGGATCAGCTAGACGAGATCGCGGAGGGCCGGGCCGTCTATGAGGACGTTGTGCGGGGGGCGTGGAACGCGCTGGATGGCGGTCTAAGCAAGCTCGACACACTGACCATCACCCCGGCGCATCCGTGCCCAGAGTGCGGCAAAGCCCTCACGAGGCGGAAAGGCCAGCACGGCTTTTTCTGGTCCTGCACCGGCTGGCCGGACTGCAAAGTGACTTTGCCAGACGAGAAGGGACAACCCGGCAAGAAGAAGGCACCAGCACCGCCGACCGGCATCATGTGCCCGTCATGCGGCAAGGAACTGGCGAGGCGGCAGGGGACATCAAAGCCAAAGATGAAGGGCATGAAGCCGAGGCCCTACGACTTCTATAGCTGCACAGGTTTCCCGAAATGTGAGGCCAAGTTTCAGACTGGCGCAGACGGGAAGCCGGTATTCGAAAACCAGACCAAGCAAGCGGCGGAGTAG
- a CDS encoding single-stranded DNA-binding protein, translated as MNRFTFMGWATEKPELKTYGKTTIARIRLIRNDFIGMDEDGKKKEMETSITFTAFGNLAKVLCKTVMTGDQILVEARVRNNDYEADGRKLYGFNFEILNFEYGAPGRAKRERYADEGPGKANRERNAHEGPGKAKRERYAEQFAVRALKKRSDYLQNYLNTVEIYAPGTVERWVAEGEYEAVKAIVGRGQNPEHFSREILLAGEKAAIDAARREADANGGGLSP; from the coding sequence ATGAACCGTTTTACTTTCATGGGATGGGCAACAGAGAAGCCAGAATTAAAAACCTATGGCAAAACGACCATTGCTCGTATCCGTCTAATACGGAATGACTTTATAGGAATGGATGAAGACGGCAAAAAGAAAGAGATGGAAACCTCAATAACCTTTACAGCCTTCGGGAATCTCGCGAAGGTTTTGTGTAAGACAGTAATGACAGGTGACCAAATCCTTGTGGAGGCCCGCGTTCGGAACAACGACTATGAAGCAGACGGCAGGAAGCTATATGGATTCAATTTCGAAATTTTAAATTTTGAATATGGGGCGCCGGGGAGAGCCAAGCGGGAGCGATACGCCGATGAAGGGCCAGGGAAGGCCAATCGGGAGCGAAACGCCCATGAGGGGCCAGGGAAAGCCAAGCGGGAGCGTTACGCCGAACAGTTCGCGGTGCGGGCCTTGAAAAAAAGGTCTGATTACCTCCAAAACTATCTAAACACCGTCGAAATCTACGCCCCCGGCACCGTTGAGAGGTGGGTGGCCGAAGGTGAGTATGAAGCCGTGAAGGCGATTGTTGGACGCGGTCAAAACCCTGAACATTTTTCCCGCGAGATTCTATTGGCGGGCGAGAAAGCAGCGATCGACGCGGCTCGGCGGGAGGCAGACGCCAATGGTGGAGGCCTCTCGCCCTGA
- a CDS encoding MbcA/ParS/Xre antitoxin family protein: MPNASCAARQPDPERSDHLDQSRFSPQNRRRLSAPGMRAFLAIADLWGLDEEQRLLILGCPTRSTFYRWAKIAREHGEMTLDVDTLTRISAVLGIHQALGILHLSEKEGVAWLKTPHGATVFGGRPPLALVTSGTQDGLMTVRRFLDAVRGGIYMEPFGGLDRNFVPCLSG; the protein is encoded by the coding sequence ATGCCGAATGCATCATGCGCCGCACGACAGCCTGATCCCGAGAGATCGGATCATCTCGATCAGAGCCGATTTTCGCCACAGAACCGGAGACGCCTGAGTGCGCCCGGCATGCGGGCGTTCCTGGCCATCGCGGATCTATGGGGCCTCGACGAGGAGCAGCGGCTCCTGATCCTGGGATGTCCTACCCGATCGACATTCTACAGATGGGCCAAAATCGCACGCGAGCATGGCGAGATGACCCTCGATGTCGACACCTTGACCCGTATATCGGCCGTGCTCGGCATTCATCAGGCCCTTGGTATCCTGCACCTAAGCGAGAAAGAAGGTGTCGCCTGGCTCAAGACGCCGCACGGAGCCACCGTATTCGGCGGCAGGCCGCCACTGGCTCTCGTGACAAGCGGCACCCAGGACGGGCTCATGACAGTTCGGCGCTTCCTGGATGCAGTGCGGGGCGGCATCTACATGGAACCCTTCGGGGGACTGGACCGTAACTTCGTTCCCTGCCTATCCGGTTAG
- a CDS encoding IS1595 family transposase, protein MTDVAVQERHDMPFPRSLPEFQRLFPDDAACATYLERTRWPGGFTCPRCGVVGDPFRIATRPGILTCRSCRRQIGLTVGTVMERSHTPLSVWFWAAYLVASQTPGISAVQFQRQLGLSRYETAFGILHKLRAGMVRPDQDRIGGLPGTHVEVDETFVGVRTRGEGRGVHHKTLVACAVEVRHRKPGAVQNHRRVGRYAGRVRLSVVTDRSSRSLGGFVEAAVTPGALIVTDDWSGYGELQKAGYDHHPIAACGDPEIADEFLPLIHLVFSNLKTWLNGIHHGVSEKHLQAYLNEFTFRFNRRFYPMNAFRSLLGIAGGTAAPTYGALYSGERRHPRYGGCVS, encoded by the coding sequence ATGACGGACGTGGCTGTGCAGGAACGTCATGATATGCCGTTCCCTAGGTCACTCCCTGAGTTCCAACGCCTGTTCCCGGACGATGCTGCCTGTGCGACTTACCTGGAGCGAACGCGCTGGCCCGGCGGGTTCACCTGTCCGCGTTGCGGCGTTGTCGGCGATCCGTTTCGGATCGCTACGCGCCCTGGCATTCTGACTTGCCGCTCATGTCGGCGGCAGATCGGCCTCACCGTCGGCACAGTCATGGAGCGCAGTCACACCCCCCTTTCGGTTTGGTTCTGGGCGGCCTATCTCGTTGCCAGTCAGACACCTGGCATCTCAGCCGTCCAGTTTCAGCGGCAGCTCGGCCTATCGCGCTATGAGACGGCCTTCGGCATCCTCCATAAACTGCGGGCCGGAATGGTGCGGCCTGACCAGGATCGCATCGGTGGTCTGCCGGGAACCCATGTCGAGGTCGATGAGACGTTCGTGGGTGTCAGAACACGCGGCGAAGGGCGTGGCGTCCATCACAAGACGCTGGTCGCCTGTGCCGTGGAGGTGCGGCACCGCAAGCCGGGCGCCGTCCAGAACCATCGACGGGTCGGCCGCTACGCGGGCCGCGTGCGGCTGTCTGTGGTCACTGATCGCAGCAGCAGGTCGCTGGGTGGATTTGTGGAAGCTGCGGTCACTCCAGGGGCACTCATCGTCACAGACGACTGGAGCGGCTACGGCGAGTTGCAAAAGGCCGGCTACGACCATCATCCCATTGCGGCTTGCGGTGACCCCGAGATAGCGGACGAATTCCTGCCGCTCATCCATCTCGTGTTTTCGAACCTGAAGACATGGCTGAACGGCATTCATCATGGCGTCAGCGAGAAGCACCTACAAGCGTATCTCAACGAGTTCACGTTTCGGTTCAACAGGCGCTTCTATCCGATGAATGCCTTCCGATCGTTGTTGGGAATTGCCGGCGGGACCGCGGCACCAACCTATGGAGCGCTCTACTCCGGAGAACGGCGGCACCCTAGATATGGTGGTTGTGTGTCCTAA
- a CDS encoding nucleotidyl transferase AbiEii/AbiGii toxin family protein, producing the protein MSNVFVPRVDVLPAPQIALWRDLDQVPGHFALYGGTALALHLGHRESIDFDFFSSEGVDPDHLLNVMPFLHGAQVLRKAENTLDVSVDRGGAIKVSFFGLPGFKRILPTVTCPDNHIQVASLLDIAGTKVSVVQKRSEMKDYLDIAALLVDGRITLPMALSAGQVIYGSQFNPLISLKALSYFGDGNLQELPTKSRNLILDAVRRVDLQRLPSILPTKHTHHPNGGGHSPGGVGT; encoded by the coding sequence ATGTCAAATGTCTTTGTTCCACGAGTCGATGTATTGCCGGCCCCGCAGATTGCCCTATGGCGTGATCTCGATCAGGTACCGGGCCATTTTGCGCTCTATGGCGGAACGGCCTTGGCACTCCATCTTGGCCACCGAGAGTCAATCGACTTCGACTTTTTCAGCAGCGAGGGGGTTGACCCGGATCATCTGTTGAATGTGATGCCGTTCCTGCATGGCGCACAAGTTCTACGAAAGGCGGAGAACACGCTTGATGTCAGCGTCGATCGGGGCGGCGCCATAAAGGTGTCATTTTTCGGCCTTCCTGGCTTTAAGCGCATTCTCCCTACGGTGACTTGTCCGGACAATCATATCCAGGTTGCCTCGTTACTGGATATTGCGGGGACGAAGGTCTCAGTAGTCCAAAAACGAAGTGAGATGAAGGACTATCTCGATATAGCTGCGCTCCTTGTGGATGGCCGTATCACGCTACCGATGGCTTTGAGCGCCGGGCAGGTGATCTATGGAAGCCAATTCAATCCGCTGATCAGCTTGAAGGCTTTGTCCTACTTTGGCGACGGGAATCTTCAGGAATTACCTACAAAAAGCAGGAACTTGATCCTGGACGCTGTCCGCAGGGTCGATTTACAGCGATTGCCTTCAATATTGCCGACAAAACACACGCATCATCCAAACGGTGGCGGACATAGCCCCGGCGGCGTGGGAACGTGA
- a CDS encoding helix-turn-helix domain-containing protein: MRNERFNSIWDAIEDTPAEAENMKLRSTLMMALKDHIARAGLSQGQAAKLFGVTQPRISDLLRGKINLFGLDTLVNMAVAAGLHVELRVMEAA, encoded by the coding sequence ATGAGAAATGAACGGTTCAACAGCATATGGGATGCCATTGAGGATACGCCTGCCGAGGCGGAGAACATGAAGCTCCGTTCTACACTGATGATGGCGCTCAAGGATCACATCGCCCGTGCTGGTTTGAGTCAGGGCCAGGCCGCCAAGCTGTTCGGCGTCACGCAGCCGCGCATCTCCGATCTGCTGCGCGGTAAGATCAATCTCTTTGGCTTGGATACCCTGGTCAATATGGCGGTCGCGGCCGGTCTGCACGTCGAGTTGCGCGTAATGGAAGCGGCATGA
- a CDS encoding GNAT family N-acetyltransferase: MSVRFAIEPLAKAHKRVDFTCGNDRIDSYFRETVSQDLKRKYATCFVAREIATDRVAGFYTLSSSNVPLNEVPEPLAKKLPRYPTVPAVLIGWLARHRDYAGQGLGDALLFDAIKTVATAPIGAHAIFADAIDDSAAAFYMAFGFTPLVRRPRTLYLPVTSALSLVWS; encoded by the coding sequence GTGAGTGTCCGCTTCGCCATCGAGCCGCTGGCGAAAGCGCACAAGAGGGTGGATTTCACCTGCGGCAACGATCGGATCGACAGCTATTTCCGCGAGACCGTCTCGCAGGACTTGAAGCGCAAATACGCCACCTGCTTCGTCGCTAGGGAGATTGCGACAGACAGGGTGGCGGGCTTCTACACCCTGTCGTCGAGCAACGTCCCCTTGAACGAGGTTCCCGAGCCGCTGGCGAAGAAGCTGCCGCGCTATCCGACTGTCCCGGCCGTGCTGATCGGCTGGCTTGCGCGACATCGCGATTATGCTGGACAGGGGCTTGGAGACGCCCTGCTGTTCGACGCCATCAAGACCGTGGCGACGGCGCCCATCGGTGCGCATGCAATCTTTGCCGACGCTATCGATGACAGTGCGGCAGCCTTCTATATGGCCTTCGGCTTTACACCTTTGGTCCGGCGACCGCGCACCCTCTATCTGCCGGTGACATCGGCGTTGAGCCTGGTCTGGTCATGA
- a CDS encoding type II toxin-antitoxin system TacA family antitoxin has protein sequence MPKPQVETETARLEARIPIQVYDQMQRAARLRGLTLTGYLIATAGEDARRVVEDAEIMRLAREDQIRFAEALINPPNPNERLVRAAKRHAELIERR, from the coding sequence ATGCCCAAGCCACAAGTCGAAACTGAGACCGCACGGTTGGAGGCTCGTATTCCAATCCAAGTCTACGACCAGATGCAGCGCGCCGCTCGCCTACGCGGCCTGACCCTGACCGGCTATCTCATTGCGACTGCGGGAGAAGACGCCAGGCGCGTCGTCGAAGATGCCGAGATCATGCGCCTCGCTCGTGAGGATCAAATCCGCTTCGCCGAGGCGCTGATCAATCCACCCAACCCGAATGAGCGGCTGGTCCGCGCCGCGAAGCGTCATGCCGAGCTGATCGAACGTCGGTGA
- a CDS encoding ISAs1 family transposase, with protein sequence MSVRRLVEEFSALEDPRCGGKVEHRLIDILVIAVCAVIAGAESWEDMALYGRSKQEWLGTFLALPNGIPSHDTFRRVFMLIDTGRFEACFEAWARSFGTTLDREVVAIDGKTIRGSFDRSRDQAALHVVSAWASDRGLVLGQRQVGDKSNEITAIPELLDVLDIKGAIVTLDAMGCQRAIASKILERGADYLVTLKANQGKKHSAVQEYCATTCFSRSPVDRPVHDEFDDGHGRLVRRRVFVCPDAVALEPLRDWPGLKSVLAVETIRGVNGSGKIEAEIRYFLSSSDDQPEILAKAIRQHWQIENSLHWVLDVTFNEDHCRIRDRNAVQNFSLLRKIAINLVRRHQASKASLKGRRKMAAWDNRYMEQVLTGFFHA encoded by the coding sequence ATGTCGGTGAGGCGGCTTGTGGAGGAATTTTCGGCGTTGGAAGACCCCCGCTGCGGCGGCAAGGTTGAGCACCGGCTAATTGATATTCTGGTGATTGCGGTGTGCGCGGTGATTGCCGGGGCGGAAAGCTGGGAGGATATGGCACTGTATGGCCGTAGCAAGCAGGAATGGCTGGGCACGTTTTTGGCGCTGCCGAACGGCATTCCATCGCACGACACCTTCCGGCGTGTGTTCATGCTGATCGATACCGGGCGTTTCGAGGCATGTTTCGAAGCGTGGGCGCGCTCATTCGGGACGACTTTGGACCGGGAAGTGGTGGCGATTGACGGGAAAACGATCCGCGGCTCGTTTGATCGCAGCCGGGACCAGGCGGCGCTTCACGTTGTGAGTGCATGGGCGAGTGATCGGGGGCTGGTGCTCGGCCAGCGTCAGGTCGGCGACAAATCGAACGAGATCACCGCGATCCCGGAATTGCTGGATGTGCTGGACATCAAGGGCGCCATTGTCACGCTGGACGCGATGGGGTGCCAGCGAGCCATCGCGTCCAAAATTCTCGAGCGGGGTGCTGATTATCTCGTCACCCTCAAAGCAAACCAGGGGAAGAAACACAGCGCCGTGCAGGAGTATTGCGCAACCACCTGCTTCAGCCGCTCACCCGTTGATCGGCCGGTGCATGACGAATTCGATGATGGTCATGGTCGTCTTGTTCGGCGCCGGGTGTTCGTCTGTCCGGACGCCGTAGCGCTGGAACCGCTGCGCGACTGGCCGGGGTTGAAGAGCGTTCTGGCCGTGGAAACCATCCGCGGCGTCAACGGATCCGGCAAGATCGAAGCCGAAATCCGCTACTTCCTGTCCAGCAGCGACGATCAACCCGAAATCCTGGCGAAAGCGATCCGTCAACATTGGCAGATCGAGAACAGCCTACACTGGGTGCTCGACGTCACCTTCAACGAAGATCACTGCCGGATCCGGGATCGCAACGCCGTCCAGAACTTCTCCCTGCTTCGCAAGATCGCAATCAACCTCGTTCGCCGCCATCAGGCATCAAAGGCCAGTCTCAAGGGGCGCCGCAAAATGGCCGCCTGGGATAACCGTTACATGGAGCAAGTGCTCACCGGCTTCTTTCATGCGTAA
- a CDS encoding recombinase family protein → MRNPWAAGCVKIFDDRASGARADRAGLRAALDYVRDGDVLIVWKLDRLGRSLPDLIETVTSLATRSVGFRSLTEAIDTTTPGGRLVFHLFGALGQFERDLIQERTRAGLAAAAARGRKGGRKPVITNEKLNRARAIIASGLTVREAAARLRVGKTALYDALRR, encoded by the coding sequence ATGCGTAACCCCTGGGCGGCCGGGTGTGTGAAAATCTTCGACGATCGCGCTTCAGGAGCGCGGGCCGATCGGGCCGGGCTGCGCGCCGCACTCGACTATGTACGCGACGGCGACGTGCTGATCGTCTGGAAACTCGACCGCCTGGGCCGCTCGCTACCGGATTTGATCGAGACCGTGACGTCGCTGGCAACACGCAGTGTCGGATTCCGGTCACTCACCGAGGCGATCGATACGACCACGCCGGGCGGTCGCCTGGTCTTCCATCTGTTCGGCGCCTTGGGGCAGTTCGAGCGCGACCTGATCCAGGAGCGCACTCGCGCCGGCCTGGCCGCGGCGGCAGCCCGCGGTCGCAAAGGTGGCCGCAAGCCGGTCATCACCAACGAAAAGCTCAACCGCGCGCGGGCCATCATCGCCAGCGGATTGACCGTACGCGAGGCCGCAGCCCGGCTCAGAGTCGGCAAGACCGCACTCTATGATGCCCTACGCCGCTGA
- a CDS encoding Gfo/Idh/MocA family protein, with translation MTDKPRLRICLIGSGFMGKAHAFGYTMAARVFDLPYALEFHTLVDISDAAAQRAADALGFAHAATDWKAAVANPEIDLVSITAPNALHKEMALAAVAAGKHVYCEKPLAPLASDALEMAEAAEDAGARTQVGFNYLCNPMVALAREMIASGELGEILGYRGLHAEDYMADPTGSFTFRHDPAGGGALADIGSHALATAEFLMGPAAGPIKTVMGDCVTMIRERPDGKGGIRKVEVDDIGRAFLRFSNGATGSIEGNWIATGRKMQHAFEVFGTRGALAFNQERFNELHFYATDDPHGRQGFRRIEAGPEHAPYGLFCVAPGHQLGFNDLKAIEVAGFLEAIAEMRPEPYNFRMGLRIQTLVETIQVSSREGRWLAVT, from the coding sequence ATGACCGACAAACCGCGGCTGCGCATCTGCCTGATCGGCAGTGGCTTTATGGGCAAGGCGCACGCCTTCGGCTACACCATGGCGGCCCGGGTCTTCGACCTGCCCTATGCGCTCGAATTCCACACGCTGGTCGATATCAGCGATGCCGCTGCGCAACGGGCAGCCGATGCACTTGGCTTCGCCCATGCCGCGACCGACTGGAAGGCCGCCGTGGCCAATCCAGAGATCGACTTGGTCAGCATCACCGCGCCAAATGCCTTGCACAAGGAGATGGCGCTGGCTGCCGTCGCCGCAGGCAAGCATGTCTATTGCGAGAAGCCGCTTGCGCCGCTGGCCTCAGACGCGCTTGAGATGGCAGAGGCGGCAGAGGATGCGGGCGCGCGCACGCAGGTCGGTTTCAACTACCTCTGCAACCCGATGGTCGCGCTCGCGCGCGAGATGATCGCGTCGGGCGAACTGGGAGAGATCCTTGGCTATCGCGGCCTGCATGCCGAGGATTACATGGCCGATCCCACTGGCTCGTTCACCTTCCGCCATGATCCGGCGGGTGGCGGGGCGCTGGCCGATATCGGCAGCCATGCCTTGGCCACGGCGGAGTTCCTCATGGGTCCCGCAGCGGGACCGATCAAAACGGTGATGGGCGACTGCGTGACGATGATCCGAGAGCGTCCGGACGGCAAGGGGGGTATCCGCAAGGTTGAGGTAGATGACATCGGCCGTGCCTTCCTGCGCTTTTCCAACGGTGCAACCGGGTCGATCGAGGGAAACTGGATCGCAACGGGGCGCAAGATGCAGCATGCCTTCGAAGTCTTTGGCACCAGGGGCGCGCTGGCGTTCAACCAGGAGCGGTTCAACGAGTTGCACTTCTACGCGACCGACGATCCCCATGGCCGCCAAGGCTTCCGCCGGATCGAGGCGGGGCCCGAGCACGCGCCCTATGGCCTTTTCTGTGTCGCCCCGGGCCATCAGCTTGGCTTCAATGACCTTAAGGCGATCGAGGTGGCAGGCTTCCTTGAAGCGATAGCCGAAATGCGGCCAGAGCCCTACAACTTCCGCATGGGCCTGCGGATACAGACGCTAGTCGAGACAATTCAGGTCTCTAGCCGCGAAGGGCGCTGGCTTGCGGTGACCTGA
- a CDS encoding Gfo/Idh/MocA family oxidoreductase, which translates to MSFDRQLRLGMVGGGEGAYIGNIHRFASRLDGVWQLVAGAFDVDPARGRAFALSQGITEDRSYGTYQELIAGEKDRADRVDAVAICTPNFTHYPIAKALIEAGFDVICEKPLTATLEDGVALEALARESGRFVGVTYTYSGYPMVHDARVRVARGDIGAVRSLQVEYPLEWMATAIEQQGNAQAAWRTDPKKNGRGGSIGDIGTHAYHLAGFVTGLKLQALSADLATFVQGRALDDNAHVMMRYEGGARGLLWCSQVAIGNSNGVRLRVFGETGSFQWFQEQPNELVYTPLNGRVQLIKRGADDLSEDAKVRTRTPPGHPEGYLEAFANLYAGFGEAIRARHAGRDPGPLGQNLPLAYDGLKGVAFVEAVVDSAEGDLPAWVRPVAR; encoded by the coding sequence ATGAGCTTTGATCGTCAATTGCGCCTCGGCATGGTCGGCGGCGGCGAAGGCGCCTATATCGGCAACATCCATCGCTTCGCCTCGCGGCTCGATGGGGTCTGGCAGTTGGTCGCGGGGGCTTTCGATGTGGACCCAGCCCGCGGGCGTGCCTTTGCGCTGTCGCAAGGCATTACAGAGGATCGCAGCTACGGCACCTATCAAGAGCTGATCGCGGGCGAAAAGGACCGCGCTGACCGGGTAGACGCGGTCGCGATCTGCACGCCGAACTTCACACATTACCCGATCGCCAAGGCGCTGATCGAGGCGGGTTTCGATGTGATCTGCGAAAAGCCCCTGACCGCGACGCTGGAGGATGGTGTAGCGCTGGAGGCGCTCGCGCGTGAGAGCGGGCGTTTCGTCGGCGTGACCTACACCTATTCCGGTTACCCGATGGTGCATGATGCCCGCGTGCGTGTCGCGCGGGGCGATATCGGCGCTGTCCGCAGCCTGCAGGTGGAATATCCGCTGGAATGGATGGCGACCGCAATCGAACAGCAGGGAAATGCGCAGGCCGCATGGCGCACCGATCCGAAAAAGAACGGACGGGGTGGTTCTATCGGCGACATCGGCACCCACGCGTATCACCTTGCCGGCTTCGTGACGGGGCTGAAGCTGCAGGCGCTCTCGGCCGATCTGGCCACATTCGTCCAGGGACGGGCGTTGGATGACAACGCTCATGTGATGATGCGGTACGAAGGTGGGGCCCGGGGACTTCTGTGGTGCTCGCAGGTGGCCATCGGCAATTCCAACGGTGTGCGCCTGCGCGTCTTCGGCGAGACGGGATCGTTCCAGTGGTTTCAGGAACAGCCGAATGAGCTGGTCTACACCCCGCTGAACGGTCGTGTGCAGCTCATCAAGCGCGGGGCTGACGACCTGTCCGAGGATGCGAAGGTCCGCACCCGCACTCCGCCTGGTCATCCGGAGGGTTATCTTGAAGCCTTCGCCAACCTTTACGCAGGCTTCGGCGAGGCGATCCGCGCCCGGCATGCGGGGCGCGATCCGGGGCCACTGGGGCAAAACCTGCCGCTGGCCTACGACGGGCTGAAAGGCGTCGCCTTTGTCGAGGCGGTCGTGGACAGCGCGGAGGGCGATTTGCCGGCATGGGTAAGGCCGGTAGCTCGCTGA
- a CDS encoding sugar phosphate isomerase/epimerase family protein, translating to MKTIKGPSVYLAQFAAADAPYNSLPSLASWAAEKGFLGVQIPTWDTRLIDMKLAAESQTYCDEIRGMLADRGLVLTELASHITGQLVAVHPAHDQIMDSFAPEHVRGDRAARRAWAEEQLCFAARASQRFGITTHTTFPGALLWPYVYPYPQWPEGLVDEGFTELAARWAPILNDFDAHGVDVAYEIHPCEDLHDGHSWEYFLEKVNNHPRANIMYDPSHFVLQALDYLAFIDHYHDRIRAFHVKDAEFRPDGKSGAYGGYQPWSKRAGRFRSPGDGQVDFGAIFTKLSSYGFDGWATLEWECFIKNPEDGAREGAQFIRDHIIRVSDRAFDNFVKPGANLEANRAMLGLEQ from the coding sequence ATGAAGACGATCAAAGGACCGTCGGTCTACCTTGCGCAATTTGCCGCCGCCGACGCGCCCTATAACTCTCTGCCGTCGCTTGCCTCATGGGCGGCGGAGAAGGGCTTTCTGGGCGTGCAGATCCCGACCTGGGACACGCGGCTTATTGACATGAAGCTGGCCGCAGAAAGCCAGACCTATTGCGACGAGATCCGGGGCATGCTGGCCGATCGCGGGCTGGTTCTGACCGAGCTTGCCTCGCATATCACCGGGCAGCTGGTTGCAGTGCATCCTGCGCACGACCAGATTATGGATAGCTTCGCGCCGGAGCATGTTCGCGGAGACCGCGCCGCGCGCCGCGCCTGGGCCGAGGAACAGCTGTGCTTTGCTGCCCGCGCCTCGCAGCGCTTCGGCATCACAACGCATACGACCTTTCCCGGCGCTCTGCTGTGGCCCTATGTTTATCCGTATCCGCAATGGCCCGAGGGTCTAGTGGACGAGGGCTTCACCGAACTGGCCGCCCGATGGGCCCCGATCCTGAACGATTTCGACGCTCATGGCGTAGACGTTGCCTACGAGATCCACCCCTGTGAGGATCTTCATGACGGGCATTCGTGGGAGTATTTCCTTGAGAAAGTGAACAACCACCCCCGCGCCAACATCATGTACGATCCCAGCCATTTCGTGCTGCAAGCGCTCGACTATCTCGCCTTTATCGACCACTATCACGATCGCATCCGCGCTTTTCATGTGAAGGACGCCGAGTTTCGGCCCGATGGCAAATCCGGTGCCTATGGTGGCTACCAGCCTTGGTCGAAGCGGGCGGGCCGCTTTCGCAGCCCGGGTGATGGGCAGGTGGATTTCGGCGCGATCTTCACAAAGCTTTCCAGCTACGGCTTCGACGGATGGGCGACGCTGGAATGGGAATGTTTCATCAAGAACCCCGAGGATGGCGCCCGCGAAGGGGCACAGTTCATCCGTGATCACATCATCCGCGTCTCGGACCGCGCCTTTGACAACTTTGTCAAACCGGGTGCGAACCTGGAAGCGAACCGGGCAATGCTCGGGCTGGAGCAATAA